From Mycobacterium lacus, one genomic window encodes:
- a CDS encoding flavin reductase family protein, whose translation MNSNSNLTPSSLREAFGHFPTGVVAIAAQVDGVREGLAASTFVPVSLEPPLVSFCVQNTSTTWPKLKGVPMLGISVLGEAHDAAVRTLAAKTGDRFAGLETVSTGSGAVFIKGTALWLESAIEQLIPAGDHTIVVLRVSQVTVDSAVAPIVFHRSEFRRLGV comes from the coding sequence GTGAACTCGAACAGCAATCTGACACCTTCCTCACTCCGTGAGGCCTTCGGCCACTTCCCCACCGGGGTGGTGGCCATCGCAGCCCAGGTCGATGGAGTGCGGGAAGGCCTGGCGGCCAGCACCTTTGTGCCTGTATCGTTGGAACCGCCGCTGGTGTCGTTTTGCGTGCAGAACACCTCGACGACATGGCCAAAGCTGAAGGGCGTGCCGATGTTGGGCATCAGCGTGCTGGGTGAGGCCCACGACGCCGCGGTGCGCACCCTGGCCGCTAAGACCGGGGACAGGTTCGCCGGCCTGGAGACGGTGTCCACCGGCAGCGGCGCGGTCTTCATCAAGGGCACGGCCTTATGGCTGGAGAGCGCGATCGAGCAACTGATCCCGGCCGGGGATCACACCATCGTGGTGCTGCGGGTCAGCCAGGTCACGGTGGACTCCGCCGTGGCGCCAATCGTGTTCCACCGCAGCGAATTTCGCCGGCTCGGTGTCTGA
- a CDS encoding acyl-CoA dehydrogenase yields MSHYKSNVRDQVFNLFEVLGVDKALGEGAYSDLDADTAREMLAEVSRLAEGPVAESFVEGDRNPPVFDPTTHSVTLPEAFKDSVNAVLEAGWDKAGIDEALGGMPMPKVLVWALHEHLLGANPAVWMYAGGAGFANIFYHLGTEEQKKWAVLAAERGWGSTMVLTEPDAGSDVGAGRTKAVQQEDGSWHIDGVKRFITSGDSGDLFENIFHLVLARPEGAGPGTKGLSLFFVPKFLFDFETGELGERNGVFVTNVEHKMGLKVSATCELSLGQHGVPAKGWLVGEVHNGIAQMFEVIEQARMMVGTKAIATLSTGYLNALEYAKSRVQGADLTQMTDKTAPRVTITHHPDVRRSLMTQKAYAEGLRALYLYTATFQDAAVAEAVHGVDAKLAVKVNDLMLPVVKGVGSEQAYAKLTESLQTLGGSGFLQDYPIEQYIRDAKIDSLYEGTTAIQAQDFFFRKIVRDKGVALAHVSSQIQEFIDSESGNGRLKTERALLAKALTDVQAMAASLTGYLMAAQEDVTSLYKVGLGSVRFLMSVGDLIIGWLLQRQAAVAVAALDAGATGDERSFYEGKVAVASFFAKNFLPLLTSTREVIETLDNDIMELDEAAF; encoded by the coding sequence GTGAGCCACTACAAGAGCAACGTCCGCGACCAGGTGTTCAATCTGTTTGAGGTGTTGGGCGTTGACAAGGCTTTAGGCGAAGGCGCGTACAGCGATCTGGACGCCGACACCGCCCGCGAAATGCTTGCCGAGGTCAGCCGACTGGCCGAGGGACCGGTCGCGGAGTCGTTCGTCGAGGGCGATCGCAACCCGCCGGTTTTCGACCCGACGACCCACTCGGTGACGCTGCCGGAGGCTTTCAAGGACTCGGTCAACGCGGTGCTGGAAGCCGGCTGGGACAAGGCCGGCATCGACGAGGCACTCGGTGGCATGCCGATGCCCAAGGTGCTGGTGTGGGCGCTGCACGAGCACCTTTTGGGTGCCAACCCCGCGGTGTGGATGTACGCCGGCGGCGCGGGCTTCGCCAACATCTTCTACCACCTCGGCACCGAGGAACAGAAGAAGTGGGCAGTGCTGGCCGCCGAGCGCGGCTGGGGTTCGACGATGGTGCTCACCGAGCCGGACGCCGGCTCGGACGTGGGTGCCGGCCGGACCAAGGCCGTGCAACAAGAGGACGGCTCCTGGCACATCGACGGGGTCAAGCGGTTCATCACCTCGGGTGACTCCGGTGACCTGTTCGAGAACATCTTCCACCTGGTGCTGGCGCGCCCGGAGGGTGCCGGGCCGGGCACCAAGGGCCTGTCGCTATTCTTCGTGCCCAAGTTCTTGTTCGACTTCGAGACCGGCGAGCTGGGCGAGCGTAACGGCGTCTTCGTCACCAACGTCGAGCACAAGATGGGCCTGAAGGTCTCGGCGACCTGTGAGCTGTCACTGGGTCAGCACGGCGTGCCCGCCAAGGGCTGGCTGGTCGGCGAGGTGCACAACGGCATCGCGCAAATGTTCGAGGTCATCGAGCAGGCGCGCATGATGGTCGGCACCAAGGCGATCGCCACGCTGTCGACCGGCTACCTGAACGCGCTGGAATACGCGAAGTCCCGCGTGCAGGGTGCCGACCTGACCCAGATGACCGACAAGACCGCGCCCCGGGTGACGATTACGCATCACCCCGACGTGCGCCGGTCCCTGATGACGCAGAAGGCCTACGCCGAGGGGCTGCGTGCGCTCTACCTCTACACCGCCACCTTCCAGGACGCGGCGGTCGCCGAGGCGGTGCACGGTGTGGACGCCAAGCTGGCCGTCAAGGTCAACGACCTGATGCTGCCGGTGGTCAAGGGTGTGGGCTCCGAGCAGGCCTATGCGAAACTCACCGAAAGCCTGCAGACCCTGGGTGGCTCTGGCTTCCTGCAGGACTACCCGATCGAGCAGTACATCCGGGACGCCAAGATCGACTCGCTGTACGAAGGCACCACCGCCATCCAGGCGCAGGACTTCTTCTTCCGCAAGATCGTTCGTGACAAGGGTGTGGCGCTGGCCCACGTGTCGAGCCAGATCCAGGAGTTCATCGACAGCGAGTCCGGTAACGGCCGGTTGAAGACCGAACGCGCGCTGCTGGCCAAGGCGCTGACCGACGTGCAGGCGATGGCGGCTTCGCTCACTGGCTATCTGATGGCCGCTCAGGAGGACGTCACCAGCCTCTACAAGGTGGGCCTGGGTTCGGTGCGCTTCCTGATGAGCGTCGGCGATTTGATCATCGGCTGGTTGCTGCAACGTCAGGCCGCGGTGGCTGTGGCGGCGCTTGACGCGGGTGCCACCGGCGACGAGCGGTCCTTCTACGAGGGCAAGGTCGCGGTGGCGTCGTTCTTCGCGAAAAACTTCTTGCCGCTGTTGACCAGCACCCGCGAGGTGATCGAGACGCTGGACAACGACATCATGGAGCTCGACGAGGCCGCGTTCTAA
- a CDS encoding glycoside hydrolase family 3 N-terminal domain-containing protein, translated as MAFPRTLATLATLSAVLAVACGHQDARSAPSKSPAGPVPVAVPAPPVCAEPTAVPATLSSRDKLAQLLMVGVRNAADAKAVVTTYHVGGIMIGSDTDLSMLTDGALAELAGGAGPLPLAVSVDEEGGRVSRLKSLIGNSPSARVLAQTQSADQVYNVALERGRKMKQLGITIDLAPVVDVTDAADDTVIGDRSFSGDPGKVTAYAGEYARGLRDAGLLPVLKHFPGHGRASGDSHKNGVITPALSDLQSVDLVPYRALVTAAPVGVMLGHLQVPGLTGDQPASLSAAAVQLLRSGTGYGGPPFDGPVFSDDLSGMAAISDHYGVADAVLHSLQAGTDVALWVSTAEVPAVLDRLEKALAAGELTTPNVDASVVRVATMKGPSRVCGR; from the coding sequence ATGGCTTTTCCGCGCACCCTGGCCACGCTCGCCACGCTGTCGGCGGTGCTGGCGGTGGCCTGCGGCCACCAAGATGCACGCAGCGCGCCGTCGAAGTCGCCCGCCGGCCCGGTTCCCGTAGCCGTTCCGGCGCCGCCGGTCTGCGCGGAGCCGACCGCCGTGCCGGCGACCCTGTCCAGCCGCGACAAGCTGGCGCAGCTGCTGATGGTGGGGGTGCGTAACGCGGCCGACGCTAAGGCCGTCGTCACCACCTACCACGTCGGCGGAATCATGATCGGCAGCGACACCGACCTGTCGATGTTGACCGACGGCGCACTGGCCGAGCTGGCGGGCGGCGCCGGGCCGCTGCCGCTGGCGGTGAGCGTCGACGAAGAAGGCGGGCGGGTGTCGCGGCTGAAATCGCTGATCGGGAATTCGCCGTCGGCCCGGGTGCTCGCCCAGACCCAATCGGCCGACCAGGTCTACAACGTGGCGCTCGAGCGTGGCCGCAAGATGAAACAGCTTGGCATCACCATCGACCTCGCCCCAGTGGTCGACGTGACCGATGCCGCCGACGACACCGTGATCGGGGACAGGTCGTTCAGCGGCGACCCGGGCAAGGTCACCGCCTACGCGGGTGAGTATGCGCGGGGCCTGCGCGATGCCGGGCTGCTTCCGGTGCTCAAGCATTTCCCAGGGCACGGACGTGCGTCCGGCGATTCACACAAGAACGGCGTCATCACCCCTGCGCTGAGCGACCTGCAGAGCGTCGACCTGGTGCCCTACCGGGCCCTGGTGACCGCGGCCCCCGTCGGGGTGATGCTCGGTCACCTGCAGGTTCCCGGACTGACCGGCGACCAACCGGCCAGCCTGAGCGCAGCCGCGGTGCAGTTGCTGCGCAGCGGCACCGGTTACGGCGGACCGCCGTTCGACGGCCCGGTGTTCAGCGACGACCTGTCCGGCATGGCCGCGATCTCCGACCACTATGGCGTGGCCGACGCGGTGCTGCACAGCCTGCAGGCCGGCACCGACGTCGCGCTGTGGGTCTCCACCGCCGAGGTGCCCGCGGTCCTGGATCGGCTGGAGAAGGCGCTGGCCGCCGGCGAATTGACGACGCCGAACGTCGATGCGTCCGTGGTGCGGGTGGCGACGATGAAGGGCCCCAGCCGGGTGTGTGGCCGCTGA
- a CDS encoding succinate dehydrogenase/fumarate reductase iron-sulfur subunit, producing MTYNASMRVWRGDETSGELRDFTVEVNEGEVVLDVILRLQQTQTPDLAVRWNCKAGKCGSCSAEINGKPRLMCMTRMSTFAEDEIVTVTPMRTFPVIRDLVTDVSFNYQKAREIPSFAPPKELQPGEYRMAQVDVVRSQEFRKCIECFLCQNVCHVVRDHEENKEAFAGPRFLMRIAELEMHPLDTRDRRNQAQEEHGLGYCNITKCCTEVCPENIKITDNALIPMKERVADRKYDPMVWLGNKLFRR from the coding sequence ATGACCTACAACGCGAGCATGCGGGTGTGGCGCGGCGACGAGACCAGCGGCGAACTTCGCGATTTCACCGTCGAGGTCAACGAGGGCGAGGTCGTGCTTGACGTCATCCTCCGGCTGCAGCAGACCCAGACGCCGGACCTCGCGGTGCGCTGGAATTGCAAGGCGGGCAAGTGCGGATCCTGCTCGGCGGAGATCAACGGCAAGCCCCGACTGATGTGCATGACCCGGATGTCGACATTCGCGGAGGACGAGATCGTCACCGTCACCCCGATGCGAACCTTCCCGGTGATTCGCGACCTGGTCACCGACGTCTCGTTCAACTACCAGAAGGCACGCGAGATCCCGTCCTTCGCGCCGCCAAAAGAGCTGCAGCCCGGCGAATACCGGATGGCACAAGTCGACGTCGTGCGCTCGCAGGAGTTCCGCAAGTGCATCGAGTGCTTCCTGTGCCAAAACGTGTGTCACGTGGTCCGCGACCACGAGGAGAACAAGGAGGCGTTCGCCGGGCCGCGCTTCCTGATGCGAATTGCCGAGCTCGAGATGCATCCGCTGGATACGCGGGACCGGCGCAACCAGGCGCAGGAGGAGCACGGCCTGGGCTACTGCAACATCACCAAGTGCTGCACCGAGGTGTGCCCGGAAAACATCAAGATCACCGACAATGCGCTGATCCCGATGAAGGAGCGAGTCGCCGACCGCAAATATGACCCGATGGTGTGGCTGGGCAACAAGCTGTTCCGCCGCTGA
- a CDS encoding TetR/AcrR family transcriptional regulator has protein sequence MAGGTKRLPRAIREQQMLDAAVQMFSVNGYHETSMDAIAAQARISKPMLYLYYGSKEDLFGACLDREMSRFIDAVRAGIDFQQSPKDMLRNTIVSFLRYIDANRASWIVMYTQATSSQAFAQTLREGREQIIELVAGLVRAGTRSPRPDAEIEMMAAALVGAGEAVANRLSTGDTDVDEAAELMINLFWLGLKGAPADREVGPNLFTG, from the coding sequence ATGGCAGGTGGTACCAAACGGCTGCCGCGTGCCATCCGCGAGCAGCAGATGCTCGACGCCGCCGTACAGATGTTCTCGGTCAACGGCTATCACGAGACCTCGATGGACGCCATCGCCGCCCAAGCGCGGATCTCCAAGCCGATGCTCTACCTGTACTACGGCTCCAAAGAGGACCTGTTCGGCGCCTGCCTCGACCGCGAGATGAGTCGCTTCATCGACGCGGTGCGCGCCGGGATCGATTTCCAGCAGAGCCCAAAAGACATGCTGCGCAACACGATTGTGTCGTTTTTGCGCTACATCGACGCCAACCGGGCGTCGTGGATCGTGATGTACACCCAGGCGACGAGCTCGCAAGCATTCGCCCAGACGTTGCGTGAGGGACGCGAGCAGATCATCGAACTGGTCGCCGGGCTAGTGCGGGCCGGCACCCGCAGCCCGCGCCCCGACGCCGAAATCGAAATGATGGCCGCGGCTCTGGTGGGCGCGGGGGAGGCGGTGGCCAACCGGCTCAGCACCGGCGACACCGACGTCGACGAGGCGGCCGAGCTGATGATCAACCTGTTCTGGCTCGGCCTCAAGGGCGCGCCCGCGGATCGGGAAGTCGGCCCCAACCTCTTCACCGGCTAA
- a CDS encoding MaoC/PaaZ C-terminal domain-containing protein — protein sequence MNQPSGLKNLLRAAAGALPVVPRTDQLPNRTVTVEELPIDHTNVAAYASVTGLRYGNTVPLTYPFALTFPSVMSLVTGFDFPFAAMGAVHVENDITQYRPIAVTDTVGVRVHAENLREHRKGLLVDLVTDVSVGNDPAWHQVTTFLHQQRTSLSDEPKPPPQKQPKLPPPGVVLRITPGKIRRYAVVGGDHNPIHTNPIAARLFGFPTVIAHGMFSAAAVLANIEARFPDAVRYSVRFAKPVVLPATAGLYVEQCGDGWDLTLRNMSKGYPHLTGAVRALL from the coding sequence GTGAACCAACCAAGCGGCCTGAAAAACCTGCTGCGCGCGGCGGCCGGGGCATTGCCCGTGGTGCCCCGGACAGACCAGCTGCCAAACCGGACGGTGACCGTCGAGGAACTACCCATCGACCACACGAACGTGGCGGCCTACGCGTCGGTGACCGGCCTGCGCTACGGCAACACCGTACCGCTGACCTATCCGTTCGCGTTGACCTTCCCGTCCGTGATGTCGCTGGTGACCGGGTTCGATTTTCCCTTTGCCGCAATGGGTGCGGTGCACGTCGAGAACGACATCACGCAGTACCGCCCGATCGCGGTCACCGACACGGTCGGCGTCCGGGTGCATGCCGAGAACCTGCGTGAACACCGGAAGGGTCTGCTAGTCGACCTGGTGACCGACGTCAGCGTCGGCAACGACCCCGCGTGGCACCAGGTGACCACCTTCCTGCACCAGCAACGCACCAGCCTGTCCGACGAACCCAAACCGCCGCCGCAGAAGCAGCCGAAGCTGCCCCCGCCCGGCGTCGTCCTGCGGATCACGCCTGGCAAGATCCGCCGCTACGCCGTCGTGGGAGGCGATCACAACCCGATCCACACCAACCCGATCGCCGCGAGGTTGTTCGGGTTCCCGACCGTCATTGCGCACGGGATGTTCAGTGCCGCAGCGGTATTGGCGAACATCGAGGCTCGGTTTCCGGACGCGGTTCGCTATTCGGTGCGGTTCGCCAAGCCGGTGGTGCTGCCGGCCACGGCAGGACTCTATGTCGAACAATGTGGTGACGGGTGGGATCTCACGTTGCGCAATATGTCTAAGGGATACCCGCACCTGACCGGTGCCGTTCGAGCGCTGCTTTGA
- a CDS encoding 3-oxoacyl-ACP reductase has protein sequence MAPKRSSDLFSQVVNSGPGSFVARQLGVPQPETLRRYRQGDPPLAGSLLIGGPPDQPGRVAEALRAALDNDYDVVTNNLGGRWADSFGGLVFDATGITTPAGLDGLYKFFTPVLRNLGRCARVAVVGTTPEAAASTHERIAQRALEGFTRSLAKEVRHGSTAALVYLAPDAKPAATGLESTMRFILSAKSAYVDGQVFYVGAADSTPPADWDRPLDGKTAVVTGAARGIGRTIAEVFARDGARVVAIDVESAEDALAETASVVGGTPLWLDVTADDAVDKITEHLRDHYGGRADILVNNAGITRDKLLANMDDARWDAVIAVNLLAPLRLTEGLVDNGTIGEGGRVIGLSSIAGIAGNRGQTNYATTKAGMIGITQALAPALAEKGITINAVAPGFIETQMTAAIPLATREVGRRLNSLLQGGQPIDVAEAIAYFASPASNAVTGNVIRVCGQAMIGA, from the coding sequence GTGGCCCCCAAGCGCTCGTCCGATCTGTTCTCACAGGTTGTCAACTCCGGCCCCGGATCGTTCGTGGCCAGACAACTCGGCGTTCCGCAACCCGAGACGCTGCGCCGCTATCGTCAAGGCGATCCGCCGCTGGCCGGATCCCTGCTGATCGGAGGTCCCCCAGACCAGCCGGGCAGGGTGGCCGAGGCGCTGCGGGCGGCGCTGGACAACGACTACGACGTGGTCACCAACAACCTGGGCGGCCGCTGGGCCGACTCGTTCGGCGGGCTCGTCTTCGACGCCACGGGCATCACGACGCCGGCCGGACTCGACGGTCTCTACAAATTCTTCACGCCGGTGCTGCGCAACCTGGGTCGCTGCGCGCGCGTCGCGGTCGTCGGCACCACGCCCGAAGCGGCGGCCAGCACCCACGAGCGGATCGCCCAGCGCGCGCTGGAGGGCTTCACCCGCTCGTTGGCCAAGGAAGTGCGCCATGGCTCCACCGCGGCGCTGGTGTATCTCGCGCCGGACGCCAAACCGGCTGCGACCGGCCTGGAATCGACCATGCGGTTCATCCTGTCGGCCAAGTCGGCGTACGTCGACGGCCAGGTTTTCTACGTCGGCGCCGCCGACTCCACCCCACCGGCGGACTGGGACCGCCCGCTGGACGGCAAGACCGCGGTCGTGACGGGCGCGGCCCGCGGCATCGGTCGGACGATCGCCGAGGTGTTTGCCCGCGACGGCGCCCGCGTCGTGGCGATCGATGTGGAGTCCGCCGAGGATGCCCTCGCCGAAACCGCCAGCGTCGTCGGGGGCACCCCGCTGTGGCTCGACGTCACCGCCGACGACGCCGTCGACAAGATCACCGAGCACCTGCGCGACCACTACGGCGGACGGGCCGACATCCTGGTCAACAATGCCGGCATCACCCGCGACAAGCTGCTGGCCAACATGGATGACGCCCGCTGGGATGCCGTCATCGCCGTCAATCTGCTTGCCCCACTGCGGCTTACCGAAGGGCTGGTCGACAACGGGACCATCGGTGAGGGTGGCCGGGTGATCGGGCTGTCGTCGATCGCCGGGATCGCGGGCAACCGCGGGCAGACCAATTACGCCACCACCAAGGCCGGGATGATCGGCATCACCCAGGCGCTGGCACCGGCACTCGCGGAGAAGGGCATCACGATCAACGCGGTCGCACCGGGGTTCATCGAAACCCAAATGACCGCCGCCATCCCGCTGGCCACCCGCGAGGTGGGGCGCCGACTGAATTCGCTGCTGCAGGGCGGACAGCCCATCGACGTCGCCGAAGCCATCGCCTACTTCGCCAGCCCAGCGTCAAATGCGGTGACCGGCAACGTCATTCGCGTTTGCGGCCAGGCCATGATCGGCGCCTAA
- a CDS encoding chloride channel protein — protein sequence MARLPRGSNLDFFCAVVIVGLLAGLAGLSTTLVLRFVEHLTYHYTFGSLLVGVTGSSPVRRAVGPMAGGALAAAGWWILRRRARVPPVAETIARHERIPRLSWSVDAVLQVVLVGSGASLGREGAPRQFAAALGDLATGWLKRLSPRDREILLACAAGAGLGAVYAVPLGGALFAVRIMLDTWHPRALGAALISSSLAVAIGSTITHDQPELDWPSVESSYLLTAHGLLLAPLTLAVGLAFNRVMAAARPASPMRTWVLIPALAAAGLLTGICSHRWPELPGNGKSILTVSLASGMGGMTLSAAAAILVLKPLLTALFLRAGGAGGMLTPSLATGAAAGSLLVLSINSAAGTHLHVPAVSLAGAAGVLAVTQGSPIWAAIFVWELAHPPVWLLLVFLLTAVGSHGLKAALERHRSGAGIP from the coding sequence GTGGCTCGATTGCCCCGCGGCAGCAACCTCGACTTCTTTTGTGCGGTCGTCATCGTCGGCCTGCTGGCCGGGCTCGCCGGGTTGTCGACAACGCTGGTGCTGCGCTTCGTCGAGCACCTCACGTACCACTACACCTTCGGCTCGCTGCTCGTCGGGGTCACCGGGAGCAGCCCGGTCCGCCGCGCGGTGGGTCCGATGGCCGGCGGCGCGCTGGCGGCGGCCGGCTGGTGGATTCTGCGGCGCAGAGCCCGGGTGCCACCGGTGGCGGAAACCATCGCCCGCCATGAGCGGATCCCGCGGCTGTCGTGGAGCGTCGATGCCGTGCTACAAGTGGTGTTGGTCGGCTCGGGTGCCTCGCTGGGGCGGGAAGGGGCGCCACGCCAATTCGCCGCGGCCCTAGGTGATTTGGCCACCGGATGGCTGAAGCGGCTGTCGCCGCGCGACCGTGAGATCCTGCTGGCGTGCGCGGCCGGGGCCGGGCTCGGCGCGGTCTACGCCGTCCCGCTGGGTGGTGCGCTTTTCGCGGTGCGGATCATGCTGGACACCTGGCATCCGCGAGCGCTGGGCGCGGCGTTGATCAGCTCGAGCCTGGCCGTCGCGATCGGCTCGACCATCACCCACGATCAGCCCGAGCTGGACTGGCCCAGTGTGGAGTCGTCGTATCTGCTGACTGCCCACGGATTGCTATTGGCGCCGCTGACGCTGGCGGTGGGTTTGGCGTTCAACCGGGTCATGGCGGCCGCGCGCCCGGCCAGCCCGATGCGGACCTGGGTGCTGATCCCCGCGCTCGCGGCCGCGGGATTGCTCACCGGAATCTGTTCGCACCGGTGGCCCGAACTGCCCGGCAACGGCAAGAGCATCCTGACGGTCAGCCTGGCCTCCGGCATGGGGGGCATGACGCTGTCGGCGGCGGCGGCGATCCTGGTCCTGAAACCGCTACTGACCGCGCTGTTCCTGCGTGCCGGCGGCGCCGGCGGGATGCTCACGCCGTCGCTGGCCACCGGCGCGGCGGCGGGATCGTTGCTGGTGCTGTCGATCAACTCGGCGGCCGGGACGCACCTGCACGTGCCGGCCGTATCCCTGGCCGGTGCCGCCGGGGTGCTCGCGGTCACCCAGGGGTCACCGATCTGGGCGGCGATCTTCGTCTGGGAGCTCGCCCACCCGCCGGTGTGGCTGCTGTTGGTCTTCCTGCTCACCGCGGTCGGCTCGCATGGGCTCAAAGCAGCGCTCGAACGGCACCGGTCAGGTGCGGGTATCCCTTAG
- a CDS encoding isoprenoid biosynthesis enzyme family protein — protein sequence MIDERLANFSPPKFPGDDELPEPEPLPAGLIAVSTEFPWSEVSRAAREFLAERLKSDAFTSSQLEPYRDAGYGTTSGFFYLPIQQAIEWGIADRNLLERICLATALSHFHYFWQDKLIDEASADAIMCLIASEALSASLDLLCDIDPNNSRLYRVLHTKYYARYVAAIIRDLKHRGVPKKYTPAEVLGLGDKAASLMLPLQLVGNLAGKTSSIERIIEVFIRFSTGFQLIDDLADAEEDASEGNLTWPLTVAVEVYPEISLADAESVRAAIVGSGVDRASLALAHRVFSHVRDEASRLGAQCLSDLGSVWVKRAASQLTAAEANFARILGDRPLKSTGN from the coding sequence ATGATCGATGAACGCCTCGCCAATTTTAGCCCGCCGAAGTTTCCCGGTGATGACGAATTGCCGGAGCCCGAGCCGCTGCCCGCTGGCCTCATAGCCGTTTCTACGGAATTCCCTTGGTCGGAAGTGTCGCGCGCGGCACGTGAATTTCTCGCTGAGCGACTTAAGTCCGATGCGTTTACGTCGTCACAATTGGAGCCTTATCGCGATGCAGGATATGGCACCACGAGTGGCTTCTTTTACTTGCCGATCCAGCAGGCTATTGAATGGGGAATCGCGGATCGAAATCTCCTTGAGCGCATCTGCTTAGCTACCGCATTGAGCCACTTTCATTATTTCTGGCAAGACAAGTTGATCGACGAAGCATCGGCAGATGCGATCATGTGTTTGATTGCAAGCGAGGCACTTTCGGCATCGCTCGACCTGTTGTGTGACATTGATCCGAATAACTCGCGGCTATACCGTGTCCTGCACACCAAGTATTACGCGCGCTATGTGGCCGCGATCATCCGGGATCTCAAGCACCGTGGAGTTCCGAAGAAATATACGCCGGCCGAAGTCCTCGGACTAGGAGATAAGGCCGCATCACTTATGCTCCCCCTTCAACTGGTGGGGAATTTGGCCGGGAAGACCAGTTCGATCGAACGCATTATCGAGGTGTTCATTCGATTTTCGACCGGCTTTCAATTAATAGATGACCTCGCCGACGCGGAAGAGGATGCTTCAGAGGGAAATCTGACTTGGCCGCTCACCGTTGCGGTCGAGGTATATCCAGAAATCTCGCTAGCGGATGCAGAGTCCGTTCGCGCAGCGATTGTGGGCAGCGGCGTAGATAGGGCGAGCCTAGCGCTTGCTCACAGGGTTTTCTCGCATGTCAGGGACGAAGCATCACGCCTTGGTGCCCAGTGTTTGTCAGATCTCGGCAGCGTATGGGTAAAGCGGGCCGCGAGTCAGCTCACCGCCGCGGAGGCGAACTTCGCCCGCATTCTTGGCGATCGACCGCTGAAATCGACCGGCAATTGA
- a CDS encoding acetyl-CoA C-acetyltransferase, translating to MAPASSEPRRRVAVLGGNRIPFARSDRAYAEASNYDMFTAVLSGLLDRFGLAGQRLGMVVGGAVLKHSRDFNLMRECVLGSELSPDTPAVDLQQACGTGLQAAIVAADGIAAGRFDVAAAGGVDTTSDAPIALGDDLRRTLLKLRRSKSNVQRLKLVGTLPANLGIAIPANSEPRTGLSMGEHAAITAKQMGIKRVDQDQLAVASHRNMADAYDRGFFDDLITPFLGLYRDDNLRPDASVEKLAALRPVFGVKAGDATMTAGNSTPLTDGASVALLATEQWAADHSLTPLAYFVDAETAAVDYVNGNDGLLMAPTYAVPRLLARNGLSLQDFDFYEIHEAFASVVLAHLQAWESEEYCKERLGLDAALGSIDRSKLNVNGSSLAAGHPFAATGGRILAQTAKQIAEKKAEQKAGKPVRGLISICAAGGQGVAAILEA from the coding sequence GTGGCCCCTGCAAGTTCTGAGCCGAGGCGGCGCGTCGCCGTACTGGGCGGAAACCGCATCCCGTTCGCGAGATCAGACCGCGCCTACGCCGAGGCGTCCAACTACGACATGTTCACCGCCGTGCTCAGTGGGCTCCTCGACCGGTTCGGGCTTGCCGGCCAGCGGCTGGGGATGGTGGTCGGCGGGGCCGTGCTCAAGCACAGCCGCGACTTCAACCTGATGCGTGAATGCGTGTTGGGCTCCGAGCTCTCGCCCGACACGCCCGCGGTCGACCTGCAGCAGGCCTGCGGCACCGGCCTGCAGGCGGCGATCGTTGCGGCGGACGGCATCGCAGCCGGCCGCTTTGACGTGGCCGCCGCCGGCGGGGTGGACACCACGTCTGACGCGCCGATCGCCCTAGGCGACGACCTGCGTCGCACCCTGCTGAAGTTGCGACGCTCGAAGTCCAACGTGCAACGGCTGAAGTTGGTGGGCACGCTGCCCGCCAACCTCGGGATCGCGATACCGGCCAACAGTGAGCCGCGAACCGGGCTGTCAATGGGTGAGCACGCCGCCATCACCGCCAAGCAGATGGGCATCAAGCGCGTCGACCAAGATCAGCTGGCCGTCGCCAGCCATCGCAACATGGCCGACGCCTACGACCGGGGTTTCTTCGACGACCTGATCACGCCGTTTTTGGGTCTGTACCGCGACGATAACCTGCGCCCCGACGCCAGCGTGGAGAAGCTGGCCGCGCTGCGCCCGGTATTCGGGGTGAAGGCCGGCGACGCGACGATGACGGCGGGCAATTCGACCCCGTTGACCGACGGCGCCTCCGTCGCGCTGCTGGCCACCGAGCAGTGGGCGGCGGACCACTCACTGACGCCGCTGGCTTACTTCGTGGATGCCGAAACGGCCGCGGTGGATTACGTCAACGGAAACGACGGCCTGTTGATGGCGCCCACCTACGCGGTGCCCCGGCTGCTCGCCCGCAACGGGCTGAGCCTGCAGGACTTCGACTTCTACGAAATCCACGAGGCGTTCGCTTCGGTAGTCCTGGCGCATCTGCAGGCCTGGGAGTCCGAGGAGTACTGCAAGGAGCGCCTGGGCCTCGATGCCGCGCTGGGGTCGATCGATCGGTCCAAGCTCAACGTCAACGGTTCGTCATTGGCTGCCGGGCACCCCTTCGCGGCCACCGGCGGGCGAATTCTCGCTCAGACGGCCAAGCAGATCGCTGAGAAGAAGGCCGAGCAAAAAGCCGGCAAGCCCGTTCGGGGGCTGATTTCAATCTGCGCTGCGGGTGGCCAGGGTGTGGCCGCGATTCTGGAAGCCTGA